A single genomic interval of Saccharothrix saharensis harbors:
- a CDS encoding aldehyde dehydrogenase (NADP(+)): MSGGVQGYDPRTGEPVGDAVPETPDVSVDAVARAAEAAFPAWSSLPAAERASVLDAVADALDAASDGLVELADAETALGRPRLTTELKRTTNQLRLFGDVLREGSYVEATLDSANPDIIPPRPVLRRMLRPLGTVGVFAASNFPFAFSVAGGDTASALAAGCPVVVKAHPSHPRTSEETARIVASVVPAGVFGVVHGQQAGVTLVKHPAIKAVGFTGSTVGGRALFDLANARPDPIPFYGELGSVNPTVVLPDAAAARPEGFAAEFVGSLTLGVGQFCTNPGLLFAPAALLPALADAVSSATGGPMLNERMSDSYRSGTDDLAASGLAELVASGTAPSEGWSVEPRLFQVPLATFADNLDKLTEEHFGPAAVVVTYTDPAELELVLPRLPGTLTGTVHAAESEHEPAGRVAGALRSVVGRLIFNGWPTGVAVAWGMHHGGPWPATTNPLHTSVGATSIRRWVTPVTYQSWPDDLLPAELREGNPLGIPRRVDGVLGVH, encoded by the coding sequence ATGAGCGGCGGCGTGCAGGGGTACGACCCGCGGACCGGTGAACCGGTGGGTGACGCGGTCCCGGAGACCCCGGACGTCTCGGTGGACGCGGTGGCCCGCGCCGCGGAGGCCGCGTTCCCCGCTTGGTCGTCGTTGCCGGCGGCGGAGCGGGCCTCGGTGCTCGACGCGGTGGCGGATGCGCTCGATGCCGCGTCCGACGGCTTGGTGGAGCTGGCCGACGCCGAGACGGCGCTGGGCAGGCCGCGGTTGACGACCGAGTTGAAGCGGACCACGAACCAGCTGCGGCTGTTCGGTGACGTGCTGCGCGAGGGCAGCTACGTCGAGGCGACGCTGGACTCGGCGAACCCCGACATCATCCCGCCGCGCCCGGTGCTGCGGCGCATGCTCCGTCCACTCGGGACGGTCGGGGTGTTCGCGGCGTCGAACTTCCCGTTCGCGTTCTCGGTGGCGGGCGGCGACACGGCCTCCGCGCTCGCCGCGGGGTGCCCGGTGGTCGTGAAGGCGCACCCGTCGCACCCTCGGACGTCGGAGGAGACGGCGCGGATCGTGGCGTCGGTCGTGCCGGCGGGCGTGTTCGGCGTCGTGCACGGTCAGCAGGCCGGCGTGACGCTGGTCAAGCACCCCGCGATCAAGGCGGTGGGCTTCACCGGCTCGACCGTCGGCGGCCGGGCGCTGTTCGACCTGGCCAACGCGCGCCCCGACCCGATCCCGTTCTACGGCGAGCTGGGCAGCGTCAACCCGACCGTGGTCCTGCCCGACGCCGCCGCCGCGCGCCCGGAGGGTTTCGCGGCCGAGTTCGTCGGGTCCCTGACCCTGGGCGTGGGCCAGTTCTGCACCAACCCCGGCCTGCTCTTCGCCCCGGCCGCCCTCCTGCCGGCCCTGGCGGACGCGGTCTCGTCCGCGACGGGCGGCCCGATGCTGAACGAGCGCATGTCCGACTCCTACCGCTCGGGCACCGACGACCTGGCCGCGTCCGGCCTGGCCGAGCTGGTCGCCTCGGGCACCGCGCCGAGCGAGGGCTGGAGCGTCGAACCACGCCTCTTCCAGGTGCCGCTGGCGACGTTCGCGGACAACCTCGACAAGCTGACCGAAGAGCACTTCGGCCCGGCCGCGGTCGTGGTCACCTACACCGATCCCGCCGAGCTGGAACTGGTCCTGCCGCGCCTGCCGGGCACCCTGACCGGCACCGTGCACGCCGCCGAGTCCGAGCACGAGCCCGCCGGTCGCGTCGCGGGAGCCCTGCGGTCGGTCGTGGGCCGGCTGATCTTCAACGGCTGGCCGACCGGCGTCGCGGTGGCGTGGGGCATGCACCACGGCGGGCCGTGGCCCGCCACCACCAACCCGCTCCACACCTCCGTCGGCGCCACCTCGATCCGCCGGTGGGTCACCCCGGTGACCTACCAGTCGTGGCCGGACGACCTGCTGCCCGCGGAGCTGCGGGAGGGCAACCCGCTGGGGATCCCGCGGCGGGTGGACGGCGTGCTCGGCGTCCACTGA
- a CDS encoding DUF397 domain-containing protein, with amino-acid sequence MNNDKAWRKSTYSGAGNNCVELAVGRSTTSVRDSKRPGPRLTFGERPFRAFLTALRQA; translated from the coding sequence ATGAACAACGACAAGGCGTGGCGCAAGAGCACCTACTCCGGCGCGGGGAACAACTGCGTCGAGCTGGCCGTGGGACGGAGCACGACCAGCGTCAGGGACAGCAAACGACCCGGACCGAGACTGACCTTCGGGGAGCGCCCGTTCCGGGCGTTCCTCACCGCCCTCCGGCAAGCCTGA
- a CDS encoding NAD(P)/FAD-dependent oxidoreductase, whose product MTHRIVVLGAGYAGAYAAGYLARHLHHDDFTVTVVNAEPDFVERLRLHQLAAGRDLPRRGLAEVFAGTGVDLRLARVTAVDPERRTVAVADGDPVDYDTLLYALGSTVADHGVPGVAEHAFHVASRPAALRLRRRLDELDGTGAVLVVGGNLTAIEAATEIAESRPGLRVTLATRGRLGGWLGPKARRHLLRAFERFGIAVHEHTSVERVEATGAVASDGTVFEADATVWAAGFAVHPIAAASGLAVTDTGQVLVDRQMRSVSHQGVYAAGDSVHVIGGNGLPLPMSCASAGFTAGQAVAAIVGDLTGREVVRKALPYVGNHISLGREDAIFQLVDGEARSRTWALRGRVAARVKAGILATAAFGVGHPTWGMPARRRRPAVPSDRVAAAASA is encoded by the coding sequence ATGACGCACCGCATCGTCGTCCTCGGGGCCGGGTACGCCGGCGCCTACGCCGCTGGGTACCTCGCCCGCCACCTGCACCACGACGACTTCACCGTCACCGTGGTCAACGCCGAGCCGGACTTCGTCGAGCGGTTGCGCCTGCACCAGCTCGCGGCGGGCCGGGACCTGCCACGCCGGGGGCTGGCGGAGGTGTTCGCGGGCACCGGCGTCGACCTGCGCCTGGCGCGGGTCACCGCGGTCGACCCCGAGCGGCGGACGGTCGCCGTCGCCGACGGCGACCCGGTCGACTACGACACGCTGCTCTACGCGCTCGGCAGCACCGTCGCCGACCACGGCGTCCCCGGTGTGGCCGAGCACGCGTTCCACGTCGCCTCCCGGCCCGCGGCCCTGCGCCTGCGCCGCCGGCTGGACGAGCTGGACGGCACCGGCGCGGTGCTGGTCGTCGGCGGCAACCTGACCGCGATCGAGGCGGCCACGGAGATCGCCGAGTCGCGGCCCGGGCTCCGCGTCACCCTCGCCACCCGCGGCCGGTTGGGCGGGTGGCTGGGTCCGAAGGCCCGCCGCCACCTGCTGCGCGCGTTCGAGCGGTTCGGCATCGCGGTCCACGAGCACACCTCCGTCGAGCGGGTCGAAGCGACCGGGGCCGTGGCGTCCGACGGCACGGTGTTCGAGGCGGACGCCACGGTGTGGGCGGCGGGCTTCGCCGTCCACCCGATCGCCGCCGCGAGCGGTCTCGCCGTCACCGACACCGGGCAGGTCCTGGTCGACCGGCAGATGCGGTCGGTGTCCCACCAGGGCGTGTACGCCGCGGGCGACAGCGTCCACGTCATCGGTGGGAACGGCCTGCCGCTGCCGATGTCCTGCGCTTCGGCCGGGTTCACCGCGGGGCAGGCGGTGGCCGCGATCGTGGGGGACCTGACCGGCCGCGAGGTCGTGAGGAAGGCGCTGCCCTACGTGGGCAACCACATCAGCCTCGGCCGTGAGGACGCGATCTTCCAGTTGGTCGACGGGGAGGCGCGGTCGAGGACGTGGGCGCTGCGCGGCCGTGTGGCGGCACGGGTGAAGGCGGGCATCCTGGCCACGGCCGCCTTCGGCGTGGGCCACCCGACGTGGGGGATGCCGGCGCGCAGGCGTCGACCGGCCGTCCCGTCCGACCGGGTCGCCGCAGCGGCCAGCGCCTAG
- a CDS encoding sigma-70 family RNA polymerase sigma factor — translation MDSAAVERFEAGRDRLASLAYRLLGSAADAEDVVQDAFLRWQAADREHVEVPEAWLTKVVTNLALDRLRSASARRERTVGAWLPEPLLDGDPMLGPAETAEQRDSVTLAVLTLMERLPPVERAVYVLREAFSYSHVEIAGILDISVSASQQHAHRAKRHVASARTTGGIDRAAARRVVEEFIAAASSGRTDRLVALLTRDATAISDGAGLTAKLVRYADPVRLAAALRAAFRPTPAKRKLVGGSPAFHAGVVNGSPAVLAVLADRVVGVVVLEVRDDGIASVHGVATAARLARLTDRWRRQGPDAPILGSW, via the coding sequence GTGGACAGCGCGGCGGTGGAGCGGTTCGAGGCCGGCCGGGACCGGCTGGCCTCGTTGGCGTACCGCCTGCTCGGCTCGGCCGCGGACGCCGAGGACGTGGTGCAGGACGCGTTCCTGCGCTGGCAGGCCGCCGACCGCGAGCACGTCGAGGTGCCCGAGGCGTGGCTGACCAAGGTGGTCACCAACCTGGCGCTGGACCGGCTGCGCTCGGCGAGCGCCCGCCGGGAACGCACGGTGGGCGCGTGGCTGCCCGAGCCGCTGCTCGACGGCGACCCGATGCTCGGCCCGGCCGAGACCGCCGAGCAGCGGGATTCGGTGACGTTGGCCGTGCTGACCCTGATGGAACGCCTGCCACCGGTCGAGCGGGCCGTCTACGTGCTGCGGGAGGCGTTCTCCTACAGCCACGTCGAGATCGCCGGGATCCTCGACATCTCCGTGTCCGCGAGCCAGCAGCACGCGCACCGGGCCAAGCGGCACGTGGCGTCGGCGCGCACGACCGGCGGGATCGACCGCGCCGCCGCGCGCCGCGTCGTCGAGGAGTTCATCGCCGCCGCGTCCTCGGGCCGGACGGACCGGCTGGTCGCCCTGCTGACGCGGGACGCGACCGCGATCTCCGACGGCGCCGGGCTGACCGCGAAGCTGGTCCGGTACGCGGACCCCGTCCGGCTCGCCGCCGCCCTGCGCGCCGCGTTCCGGCCGACCCCGGCGAAGCGCAAGCTGGTCGGCGGCTCACCGGCCTTCCACGCGGGTGTGGTCAACGGCTCCCCGGCGGTGCTCGCGGTGCTGGCCGACCGGGTCGTGGGCGTGGTGGTCCTGGAGGTCCGCGACGACGGGATCGCCTCCGTGCACGGCGTCGCCACCGCCGCCCGCCTGGCCCGCCTCACCGACCGGTGGCGGCGGCAGGGGCCCGACGCGCCGATCCTCGGATCGTGGTGA
- a CDS encoding ABC transporter permease, which produces MNAFTQALGDGAVVAKRNLIKIKRVPDLIVFSTLSPIMFVLLFAYVFGGSIAIPGMDYREFLMAGIFAQTVVFGATITGSGLAEDIQKGVIDRFRSLPMARSAVLIGRTTSDLANNVIVILVMSVTGLIVGWRIHSSPLEALAGFALLLLFAYAVSWGMAIVGLMVRSPEVFNNASFIAIFPLTFIANTFVQESNLPGPLKTFAEWNPVSAVTAAARQLFGNTNPMAPAADVWPLQHPVLMTLIWVVVFLLIFVPLAIRQYRKAVAR; this is translated from the coding sequence ATGAACGCGTTCACGCAGGCGTTGGGCGACGGCGCGGTGGTCGCCAAGCGCAACCTCATCAAGATCAAGCGGGTCCCGGACCTGATCGTGTTCTCGACGTTGTCGCCGATCATGTTCGTGCTGCTCTTCGCGTACGTCTTCGGCGGCTCGATCGCCATCCCGGGCATGGACTACCGCGAGTTCCTGATGGCGGGCATCTTCGCGCAGACCGTGGTGTTCGGCGCGACCATCACCGGCAGCGGGCTGGCCGAGGACATCCAGAAGGGCGTGATCGACCGGTTCCGGTCGCTGCCGATGGCGCGGTCGGCCGTGCTGATCGGGCGCACCACCAGCGACCTGGCCAACAACGTGATCGTCATCCTGGTGATGTCGGTGACCGGCCTGATCGTCGGCTGGCGCATCCACTCCTCGCCGCTGGAGGCGCTGGCCGGGTTCGCCCTGCTGCTGCTGTTCGCGTACGCGGTGTCGTGGGGCATGGCGATCGTCGGCCTGATGGTGCGCAGTCCCGAAGTGTTCAACAACGCCTCGTTCATCGCGATCTTCCCGCTGACCTTCATCGCGAACACGTTCGTGCAGGAGAGCAACCTGCCCGGACCGCTGAAGACGTTCGCGGAGTGGAACCCCGTGTCGGCGGTGACGGCGGCGGCGCGCCAGTTGTTCGGCAACACCAACCCGATGGCGCCCGCGGCGGACGTGTGGCCGTTGCAGCACCCCGTGCTGATGACGTTGATCTGGGTGGTCGTGTTCCTGCTGATCTTCGTGCCGCTGGCGATCCGGCAGTACCGCAAGGCGGTGGCGCGCTAG
- a CDS encoding ATP-binding cassette domain-containing protein: MADAIVAEGLVKRYGSVVALDGLDLVVPEGTVMGLLGPNGAGKTTTVRVLTTLLEHDEGKATVTGLDVVADAKELRRRIGLSGQYAAVDENLTGFENLDMVGRLYHLGKKRSRERARELLARFDLVEAADRPVKGYSGGMRRRLDLAGALVAKPRVLFLDEPTTGLDPRSRLGMWDVIAELVAGGTTLLLTTQYLEEADRLADRIAVIDHGRVIALGTADELKDQVGGERLELTVGSTQDAATAKAALAPLAIAEIALDDRGHRLTVPVSGGADVLVDGIRRLDAESVKVLDIGLRRPTLDDVFLALTGHAAGKNGTEDKQGEQGA, encoded by the coding sequence ATGGCAGACGCAATCGTGGCCGAAGGGCTGGTCAAGCGCTACGGGTCGGTGGTCGCCCTCGACGGCCTCGACCTGGTGGTGCCGGAAGGGACCGTCATGGGGCTGCTCGGGCCGAACGGCGCGGGCAAGACCACGACGGTGCGCGTGCTCACCACGCTGCTCGAGCACGACGAGGGCAAGGCGACCGTCACCGGCTTGGACGTCGTCGCCGACGCCAAGGAGCTGCGCCGCCGGATCGGGCTGTCCGGCCAGTACGCGGCGGTGGACGAGAACCTGACCGGGTTCGAGAACCTGGACATGGTGGGCAGGCTGTACCACCTGGGCAAGAAGCGCAGCCGGGAGCGGGCGCGCGAGCTGTTGGCGCGGTTCGACCTCGTGGAGGCCGCCGACCGGCCGGTGAAGGGCTACTCGGGCGGCATGCGCCGCCGGCTCGACCTGGCGGGCGCGCTGGTGGCCAAGCCGCGGGTGCTGTTCCTCGACGAGCCGACCACCGGCCTGGACCCGCGCAGCCGGCTGGGCATGTGGGACGTGATCGCCGAACTCGTGGCGGGCGGCACGACCCTGCTGCTCACCACCCAGTACCTGGAGGAGGCCGACCGGCTCGCCGACCGGATCGCGGTCATCGACCACGGCCGCGTCATCGCGCTGGGCACCGCGGACGAGCTGAAGGACCAGGTCGGCGGTGAACGGCTGGAGCTGACCGTCGGCTCGACGCAGGACGCGGCGACGGCGAAGGCCGCGCTGGCGCCGCTGGCCATCGCGGAGATCGCGCTGGACGACCGCGGGCACCGGCTGACCGTGCCGGTGTCGGGCGGCGCGGACGTGCTGGTGGACGGCATCCGGAGGCTGGACGCCGAGTCGGTCAAGGTGCTCGACATCGGTCTGCGCAGGCCGACGCTGGACGACGTGTTCCTCGCGCTGACCGGGCACGCCGCCGGCAAGAACGGCACCGAGGACAAGCAGGGGGAGCAGGGAGCATGA
- a CDS encoding GntR family transcriptional regulator, protein MHASHYVPQYRADGPVRAGIPEHGRIPRYYAVKTELLWLVDALGEGAALPSERELAERFSVSRVTLRQAVGELVLEGKLQRRQGSGTYVAPPKLVQPLSLLSYTEGMRRQGVDPARGVITVEHLPADDVLARDLRVGRGDPVVHLERVLLADGERVGLESTYLSAARFPTLLEVFDPTTSLYACLTDRLGVVFAEAEERVETVLATPREALLIGTNPAQPMLLLHRVSHDNVGEPIERVRSLYRGDRFSFMARLRAE, encoded by the coding sequence GTGCATGCCTCGCATTACGTGCCCCAGTACCGCGCGGACGGGCCGGTCCGCGCCGGCATCCCCGAACACGGCCGCATCCCCCGCTACTACGCGGTGAAGACCGAGCTGCTGTGGCTCGTCGACGCGCTCGGCGAGGGCGCGGCGCTGCCGTCGGAGCGGGAGCTGGCCGAGCGGTTCTCGGTGTCGCGGGTGACGCTGCGGCAGGCCGTCGGGGAACTGGTGCTCGAGGGCAAGCTGCAACGCCGCCAGGGCAGCGGCACCTACGTCGCGCCGCCGAAGCTGGTGCAGCCGCTGTCGCTGCTCAGCTACACCGAGGGCATGCGGCGGCAGGGCGTGGACCCGGCGCGCGGCGTGATCACCGTCGAGCACCTGCCCGCGGACGACGTGCTGGCGCGGGACCTGCGGGTCGGGCGCGGCGACCCGGTGGTCCACCTGGAACGCGTGCTGCTGGCCGACGGCGAGCGGGTGGGGCTGGAGTCGACCTACCTGTCCGCGGCGCGGTTCCCGACGCTGCTGGAGGTCTTCGACCCGACGACGTCGCTGTACGCGTGCCTGACCGACCGGCTGGGCGTGGTGTTCGCCGAGGCCGAGGAGCGGGTGGAGACGGTGCTGGCGACGCCGCGCGAGGCGCTGCTGATCGGCACGAACCCGGCGCAGCCGATGCTGCTGCTGCACCGCGTGTCCCATGACAACGTTGGCGAGCCGATCGAACGGGTCCGCTCGCTCTACCGGGGCGACCGGTTCAGCTTCATGGCGCGCCTGCGGGCCGAGTGA
- a CDS encoding glutamate ABC transporter substrate-binding protein yields MALAPLRALVAACSAAVVLASCSTGDDTTVAGKADSSNELTIAVAYDQPGLGVRRLDGTYRGFDVDVARYVAKELGVEEEGIKFTEATPSEREKLLTSGAVDLVVSSYSITDKRKEVIDFVGPYFVAGQDLLVRLADERITGPESLNSGNLKLCSVANTTSAQHVKDRFAQSVTLVEYPNFSDCVTALLAEQVDAMTTDDVILAGYAAQNPELLRVVNQPFSEEEYGIGMRKGDPTSKAKVTAAVRKMIDTGEWRKSLEANVGASGYAIPDPPELAP; encoded by the coding sequence ATGGCTCTGGCACCGTTGCGCGCCCTCGTTGCGGCGTGTTCCGCCGCAGTTGTCCTCGCGTCGTGCTCCACCGGTGACGACACGACCGTCGCCGGCAAGGCGGACAGCTCCAACGAGCTGACCATCGCCGTGGCGTACGACCAGCCGGGGCTGGGTGTGCGCCGCCTGGACGGCACGTACCGCGGCTTCGACGTCGACGTGGCCCGCTACGTCGCGAAGGAACTGGGCGTCGAGGAGGAGGGCATCAAGTTCACCGAGGCCACGCCGTCGGAACGCGAGAAGCTGCTCACCAGCGGCGCCGTGGACCTCGTCGTGTCCAGCTACTCGATCACCGACAAGCGCAAGGAGGTCATCGACTTCGTCGGCCCGTACTTCGTGGCCGGGCAGGACCTGCTGGTCCGGTTGGCCGATGAGCGGATCACCGGGCCCGAATCGCTCAACTCCGGCAACCTGAAGCTGTGCTCGGTGGCCAACACGACCTCCGCGCAGCACGTGAAGGACCGGTTCGCCCAGTCGGTGACCCTGGTGGAGTACCCGAACTTCAGCGACTGCGTCACCGCGCTGCTGGCCGAGCAGGTGGACGCCATGACGACCGACGACGTGATCCTCGCGGGCTACGCCGCGCAGAACCCCGAGCTGCTGCGGGTGGTCAACCAGCCGTTCAGCGAAGAGGAGTACGGCATCGGCATGCGCAAGGGTGATCCGACCAGCAAGGCGAAGGTGACCGCGGCCGTGCGGAAGATGATCGACACCGGCGAATGGCGCAAGTCGCTGGAGGCCAACGTGGGCGCCTCCGGCTACGCCATCCCGGACCCGCCGGAGCTCGCGCCGTGA
- a CDS encoding bifunctional GNAT family N-acetyltransferase/acetate--CoA ligase family protein, with product MDPFDYPRHWEADVVLSDGGTVHLRPITPDDAEKLLAFHGRLSERTRYYRYFGPYPRMPKRDLERFSTVDHVDRVAFTALLGDDIVAVGRYDRLGEGSSAEVAFVVEDAHQGRGLGSILLEHLAAAARERGLSRFTAEVLAENGQMVRIFRDAGYGVSRAFEEGVVHLEFDIDPTEESVEVARAREQAAEARSVHNLLHPKSVAVIGASTDRTKIGHAVLTHLLAADFAGPVYPVNAEHRSVRGVRAYPSVLEIPDDVDLAVVAVPAAGVDEVMDACLAKGVKALVVVTSGFGETGPGGLSAERRLAAEARAHGMRVVGPNALGVLNTDAGVRLNATLAPQLPARGRTGFFCQSGALGTAILATAAERGLGLSTFVSAGNRSDVSGNDLLQYWETDPATDVVLLYLESFGNPRKFARLARRLGRTKPIVAVKSGRHAVTPALAATSVPVDESSVQALFEQAGVIRVESLAQLFDTALLLAHQPLPAGPRVAVVGNSTAIGLLAADTALAQGLELAGDPVDVGAQAGPEAFAAAVKEALENPEADALVVVFVPPLAVPGTSFARALAEVVEQGGRTKPIASTFLAVEGVPAELAVPGPGGAPGRGSVPSYPSPERAVLALARVTRYARWRSAPQGTFVRPEGIDTEAAHAIVEAQRLDGERPLDDDTAVRLLACYGVEVVPFRVVTSADDAVRAAGELGYPVAMKATDDRLRHRTDLVGVRLDLSGEEAVRTAYGMLAGMSDRPDVYVQRMAPKGISCVLGLQDDPSFGTLVSFGLSGLVSDLLGDRAYRAVPLTDADAAALVRAPKAAPLLAGYRGDEPADLSALQDLVLRLAALAEDLPEVRELSLEPVLASVAGAYVSSARVTLGPPPSRHDTGPRRLRSPGGAR from the coding sequence GTGGACCCGTTCGACTACCCGCGGCACTGGGAGGCCGACGTCGTGCTCAGCGACGGCGGCACGGTCCACCTGCGCCCGATCACGCCCGACGACGCCGAGAAGCTGCTCGCGTTCCACGGCCGGTTGTCCGAGCGGACCCGCTACTACCGCTACTTCGGCCCCTACCCGCGCATGCCCAAGCGGGACCTCGAACGCTTCAGCACGGTCGACCACGTCGACCGGGTCGCGTTCACCGCGCTGCTGGGCGACGACATCGTGGCCGTCGGCCGCTACGACCGCCTCGGCGAGGGCAGCTCGGCCGAGGTCGCGTTCGTCGTCGAGGACGCGCACCAGGGCCGCGGCCTCGGCTCGATCCTGCTGGAGCACCTCGCCGCCGCCGCCCGGGAACGCGGGCTGAGCCGGTTCACCGCCGAGGTGCTCGCCGAGAACGGCCAGATGGTGCGGATCTTCCGGGACGCGGGCTACGGCGTGAGCCGCGCGTTCGAGGAGGGCGTGGTGCACCTGGAGTTCGACATCGACCCGACCGAGGAGTCGGTGGAGGTGGCCCGCGCCCGCGAGCAGGCCGCCGAGGCGCGCAGCGTGCACAACCTGCTGCACCCGAAGTCGGTCGCGGTGATCGGCGCGTCCACCGACCGCACCAAGATCGGGCACGCGGTGCTGACGCACCTGCTCGCCGCCGACTTCGCCGGGCCGGTGTACCCGGTCAACGCCGAGCACCGGTCGGTGCGCGGGGTGCGCGCCTACCCGTCGGTGCTGGAGATCCCCGACGACGTGGACCTCGCCGTGGTCGCGGTGCCCGCCGCCGGCGTGGACGAGGTGATGGACGCCTGCCTGGCCAAGGGGGTGAAAGCGCTGGTCGTGGTCACGTCCGGGTTCGGCGAGACCGGTCCGGGCGGGTTGAGCGCGGAACGCCGGCTGGCCGCCGAGGCGCGTGCGCACGGCATGCGGGTGGTCGGCCCGAACGCGCTGGGCGTGCTCAACACCGACGCGGGCGTGCGCCTGAACGCCACCCTCGCCCCGCAGCTCCCGGCCCGCGGACGCACCGGCTTCTTCTGCCAGTCCGGCGCGCTGGGCACCGCGATCCTGGCCACCGCCGCCGAACGCGGCCTCGGCCTGTCCACGTTCGTCTCCGCGGGCAACCGCTCGGACGTCTCCGGCAACGACCTGCTCCAGTACTGGGAGACCGACCCGGCCACCGACGTGGTGCTGCTGTACCTGGAGTCGTTCGGCAACCCGCGCAAGTTCGCCCGGCTGGCCCGCCGGCTCGGCCGCACCAAGCCGATCGTGGCGGTGAAGTCGGGTCGGCACGCGGTGACGCCCGCGCTGGCCGCGACGTCGGTGCCGGTGGACGAGTCGAGCGTGCAGGCGTTGTTCGAGCAGGCCGGCGTGATCCGGGTGGAGTCGTTGGCGCAGCTGTTCGACACCGCGCTGCTGCTGGCGCACCAGCCGCTGCCCGCCGGGCCGCGCGTGGCCGTGGTCGGCAACTCGACCGCGATCGGCCTGCTGGCCGCCGACACCGCGCTGGCTCAGGGCCTGGAGCTGGCCGGCGACCCGGTGGACGTGGGCGCGCAGGCCGGGCCTGAAGCGTTCGCCGCGGCGGTGAAGGAGGCGTTGGAGAACCCGGAGGCGGACGCGCTGGTGGTCGTCTTCGTGCCACCGCTGGCGGTGCCCGGTACGTCGTTCGCGCGCGCGTTGGCCGAGGTGGTGGAGCAGGGCGGGCGGACCAAGCCGATCGCGTCGACGTTCCTGGCGGTGGAGGGCGTGCCCGCCGAGCTGGCGGTGCCCGGTCCCGGCGGCGCACCCGGCCGGGGTTCCGTTCCTTCTTATCCGTCGCCGGAGCGCGCTGTGCTCGCGTTGGCGCGGGTGACGCGTTACGCGCGGTGGCGGTCCGCGCCCCAGGGCACGTTCGTCCGGCCCGAGGGCATCGACACCGAGGCCGCGCACGCGATCGTGGAAGCGCAGCGGCTCGACGGCGAACGGCCGCTGGACGACGACACGGCCGTGCGGCTGCTCGCGTGCTACGGGGTGGAGGTCGTGCCGTTCCGGGTGGTGACGTCGGCGGACGACGCGGTGCGCGCGGCGGGGGAGTTGGGCTACCCGGTGGCGATGAAGGCCACCGACGACCGGCTGCGGCACCGCACCGACCTGGTGGGCGTGCGGCTCGACCTGTCCGGCGAGGAGGCCGTGCGCACCGCGTACGGGATGCTGGCCGGGATGTCGGACCGGCCGGACGTCTACGTGCAACGCATGGCGCCCAAGGGCATCTCGTGCGTCCTCGGGCTCCAGGACGACCCGTCGTTCGGCACGCTGGTGTCGTTCGGGCTGTCGGGTCTGGTCAGCGACCTGCTGGGAGACCGGGCCTACCGCGCCGTGCCGCTGACCGACGCGGACGCGGCGGCGCTCGTGCGCGCGCCCAAGGCCGCGCCACTGCTGGCCGGGTACCGGGGCGACGAGCCCGCGGACCTGTCCGCGTTGCAGGACCTGGTGCTCCGGCTGGCCGCGCTCGCCGAGGACCTGCCCGAGGTGCGGGAGCTGTCGCTGGAACCCGTGCTGGCCAGCGTCGCGGGCGCGTACGTCAGCAGCGCCCGGGTGACGCTGGGTCCGCCGCCGTCGCGGCATGACACCGGTCCCAGGCGACTGCGTTCCCCCGGCGGGGCGCGCTGA
- a CDS encoding helix-turn-helix domain-containing protein, translated as MAAVQTRRKRKLGQFLNALRKRAGKTEIDYHALTRKTQSTLSRMENGYISPSWTELSALLALYGATDAERREAEALWEDAKQDGTRLVYAAAFTPEARTYARQEADATEVRTIEMIVIPGLLQTPAYAAAIRLAGQRFMDSSVSVEQVTAALANRQRRLPGLVLHAVIDEAALHRIVGGPTVMREQLSHLLEKGKQDNITIQVVPFGAGAHGTMSGGGATALRFEDSDPSAVYLEYAGGGKWVDNRADVQKYLLHFDEMVNEVALSPKESASLIRKLATAMKET; from the coding sequence ATGGCAGCCGTCCAAACCCGACGCAAGCGCAAGCTGGGGCAGTTCCTCAACGCTTTGCGCAAGCGAGCGGGCAAGACCGAGATCGACTACCACGCGCTGACGCGGAAGACGCAGTCGACGCTGTCGCGGATGGAGAACGGATACATCAGTCCCAGTTGGACCGAACTGAGCGCGTTGCTCGCGCTCTACGGGGCGACCGATGCCGAACGGCGTGAGGCGGAAGCGTTGTGGGAAGACGCGAAGCAGGACGGGACCCGCCTGGTGTACGCGGCCGCGTTCACCCCCGAGGCCAGGACCTACGCCCGGCAGGAGGCCGACGCGACGGAGGTGCGCACGATCGAGATGATCGTCATACCGGGCCTGCTCCAGACGCCCGCCTACGCGGCCGCCATCCGGCTCGCCGGGCAGCGTTTCATGGACTCGTCGGTCTCGGTGGAGCAGGTGACGGCGGCACTGGCGAACCGGCAGCGCCGACTGCCCGGCTTAGTGCTGCACGCGGTGATCGACGAGGCCGCGCTGCACCGAATCGTCGGCGGCCCGACCGTCATGCGCGAGCAGTTGTCGCATTTGCTCGAGAAGGGGAAGCAGGACAACATCACCATCCAAGTGGTTCCGTTCGGCGCCGGCGCTCACGGAACCATGTCGGGTGGTGGCGCCACCGCACTCCGCTTCGAGGACAGTGATCCTTCGGCCGTGTACCTGGAGTACGCGGGCGGTGGGAAGTGGGTGGACAATCGCGCCGACGTGCAGAAGTACCTGTTGCACTTCGACGAAATGGTGAACGAGGTCGCCCTGTCGCCCAAGGAGTCGGCCTCGTTGATCAGAAAACTGGCAACCGCAATGAAGGAAACATGA